A stretch of DNA from Scomber japonicus isolate fScoJap1 chromosome 19, fScoJap1.pri, whole genome shotgun sequence:
aataaacttaaattaaaataaaacaaagtttgTTTTTGGTCTTTCCGCAGCGCGagctcaggctgctgctgcgCCTGCGCACTACTGTTTGTTTTGCTTCCGGCTTGTTCAGCTGAGTCAGCACTGCACTTCCTGTTAGAGCACGACCAACTTCCGGTCATAAGTTTAAAGTTTaccatttttaataaaagtacaaaatacttcattacagtaaaagtactgcagtattatagtgatgtagtatgtaactctgagtgaagcttccaagccctcatcaatggagcacagataacatcatcaccatggcaacaggagaaacaaagggctcagtcctcctacttctcctcgGTGgagttattaatattaatgactCATATTCAGAAAGTAAGTAAGTATATATTTCTActgtataaaataatacaatacaatataatataatataatataatataatataatataatataatataatataatataatataatataatataatataatataatataatataatataatacaatacaatacaatacaatacaatacaatacaatacaatacaatacaatataatataatataatataatataaaatgatatactataatataatataatataatataaaatgatatactataatataatataatataatataaaatgatatactataatataatataatataatatagtataatataatataatataatatagtataatataatataatataatataatataatataatataatataatataatataatatagtataatataatataatataatataatataatataatataatataaaatgatatactataatataatataatataatatagtataatataatataatataatataatatagtataatataatataatataatataatataatataatataatataatataatatgatatagtataatataatataatataatataatataatataatataatatactataatataatataatataatatagtataatataatataatataatataatataatataatataatataatatactataatataatataatataatatagtataatataatataatatactataatataatataatataatataatataatataatataatatagtataatataatataatataatataatattatataatataatatactataatataatataatataatatagtataatataatataatataatataatataatataatataatatactataatataatataatataatatagtataatataatataatatactataatataatataatataatataatataatataatataatatagtataatataatataatataatataatattatataatataatatactataatataatataatataatatagtataatataatataatataatatagtataatataatataatataatatgatataatataatataatataatatgatatactataatataatatgatataatataatataatataatataatataatatgatatactataatataatataatataatataatataatataatataatataatataatataatataatataatataatataatataatatgatataatattatataatataatataatatgatataatataatataatataatatgatataatatactataatataatataatataatatagtataatataatataatataatatagtataatataatataatataatatgatataatataatataatatgatataatataatataatatgatataatataatataatataatataatataatatgatatactataatataatataatataatataatataatatgatataatatgatatactataatataatataatataatataatataatataatataatataatataatataatataatataatataatataatataatatacaccTTCTGTTTCATTACAGGAGGATGAAGACACCTCGTCAGCtgccacagagagagaagatgcaGAACCAAACAACTTTGGTTTCAGTTTGTTCCACAACTCAACGTGTTTCTGTAACAGAGCGATGCTGGAAATGacaatgaggaagaagaaggtcCATCAACCTCCACAGCTCACCTCAGTAAGATGTTCAGCATCGACCCACAACTTACAATCATGTGTGTTCCTCCAGCTCCCTGAAACACATCTACACATCACAACTAGAGATGGAACATGTGAGGCTGCTGATCACCAAGACATGGAATACAACTGCTGGACCATCAGTTAGAGGGGGGtgatgttgccagggtaactgactcagagtatgttaccatggtaactgactcagagtatgttgccatggtaactgactcagagttaagctgaactggctttgtgaaaccagAGTCAGAGTGAGTTTATAGTTTCAGAGTCAGGTGATGCAGCGGTTGCCTAGCAACAACAAACTGGAGGCTTCATTAGAAACAGCAAAATCTTTATTAAGACAACAAATACAAAactctgtgtgggtgtgtgttactctgtgtgtgtgtgtgtgtgtgtgttactctgtgtgtgtgtgtgttactctgtgtgtgtgtgtgtgtgtgtgttactctgtgtgtgttactctgtgtgtgtgtgtgtgtgtgtgttactctgtgtgtgttactctgtgtgtgtgtgtgtgtgtgtgttactctgtgtgtgtgtgtgttactctgtgtgtgtgtgtgtgtgtgtgttactctgtgtgtgttactctgtgtgtgtgtgtgtgtgttactctgtgtgtgtgtgtgtgcgtgttactctgtgtgtgtatgtgtgtgtatgtgtgtgtatgtgtgtgtgtgtgtgtgtgtgtgtgtgttcacagcagTGCACTCTTGGTGTATGACAGCAGACACAGTGATTGGTCGAACGATGCTCGGAGCTCCGCCCACCCCGCCTCCAGCCGTGAGGAGAGTCGGGTCAGCGCGTCCATGGCAACGGCGTCCTGCGCCAGCGAGCGCAGGTGGAGCTGAAAAAACCCAAATCATTCAGAgatgagacaggaaacaggaaacaggaagcaggaagcaggaagctgATGGACATAAAAGTGATACTGCTgcgttctgattggctgacctTCAGGAAAAGCGCCAAGTAGGCGTGAGCCAGATCAAAGTCCCGCCCACTGGCCAGCATGCTGTCAATCATCTGGATGAAGGCGAGCAGCAGGTCGTTGGCTCCGCCCCCGTCAGctgacagacaggtgagctcCACGCTGAGCGCCGACGGCCCACAATCCTTCAGGAGCCGCAGGGGGGCGTCGACTGCAGAGAGAACCAATCAGAACGCCCCATGAcatcacagccaatcaacattGTTCAAACCTCTGATGTCATCATTTAAACATCAACAAACGGACTCACATGATTGGCTGTTGAGAGCGGCGAGCAGAGCGGCGctgaactctgacctctgagAGAACGACCCCCAGCTCAGCAGCTTGGACtggaacaggaaacaggaaacaggaaacaggaaacagtcacTGCAGGACGCCACCAATAaaacaaggagaagaagaagaatgcagGTGCAGCCGCTCTACCTGTGTTTCCTGTTCGGTTGCCGTGGGCGACGTGAAGCGTGGCGTGAGACCGGCGACGGtgggaaggaagaacggagcgGCAGCCGGAGCAGCGGGGGGGGCCACGGGTTTATTCCTCCTCTGcaccaacgaagaagaagaTCAGTAACCATCAGTTAGCAGAACGATGATCGCTGCAGATAGAAACTGTTTCCTGTTAGCGATCAGCTGACTGACCTTGATGGcgtccagctgcagcagactcTTCCAGCGAGACTCCGGCAGCAGCGACAGCGTCACAAGCTCCGCCCCCAGCTGCTCAGCTGACTGGTACGCGTCATCCGCCTCctctgatgtcacttcctgttccaACTCCTCCGCTGTGGCGCCCGGCAGCGTCTCTGCGGCCGGTTGGTAGTCGGCCGGGAGGGGGCGGAGCCCGACGGGCCCGCACAGGCTCTTATTGGTcctgaggagaagaagacagattATCAGTGATCTGATTGGCCGCTGTGAACGCAGCCTAaactgtgattggtcagatgtAAAACACAGAGAGCTGATTGGTTCAGACCAGAGGTAAATGCCCAGACTGTCCACGTGAGCCGTCGCCAGGAAGTCTCCCGTCGGCGACAAGGACACGCCCACCGgcgccatggcaaccaggaagcAGTCAACGAGGCTGAggagaacaggaagtgatgtcagaaaacaggaagttatGTCAGAGAACGAACGTAAAGGTATCGGAGCCGTCGGACCGTTCCACTCACCTGCCGGAGGGGAGGTCCCAGGTCCGGATGGTGCAGTCCATCGCCACGGTAACCAGCCACCGCCCGTCTGGGCTGAACGCCTGCGGAGagaagctaacgttagcatgctagctCACATCATTAGCCGTTAGCAGCATTAGCTTCGTGGACCCACCATGTCGTTGATGTTGCCGTGGTGACCGGCGAACTTCCTGACGACCCGCCTCGTTTCCGTGTCGACCACCAGCAGCGTGAAGTCATCCAGCGCTAATGCTAGCATACCGCTAACAGAAAGGAACAGAAGAACAGTTAGTATCGTGCTAGCTGTTACCATCATGCTAGCTGTTAGCATTGTGCTAATTGTTATGGTAGCTACCTGTCTCTATGTAGCATCATGCTAGCCGGTGCAGCAGGTAGCTTCagctctacttcctgtttcctggtCTTGAAGCGCCAGAActtcagcagccaatcagaggctgtGCTGAGGGTCAGCTGGTTGAGCGTATCCGTGGCGACACCACGAACGACCCCGGCGTGTGCTGGAggggacaggaagaggaaatcATGAAGGGTCACATGACTCggcagagcagcagctgttggttgccgtggtgacctCACCTTGCTCATcgtcgccgtagcaaccgcgaTGGAGGCCGGACTGCAGGTTGTACACGTCGACGCGGCCGCAGGACGAGCCAATCACAGCGAAGTTACCGCAGGAAGTGATGTCGACGGCCTGGAACGATACAAGAAGTCATGTGACCCTGACAGGAAGTTGGGGGGAGGAGTCAAGAGAGACACAGGAAGTTACTGTGGCGTTACCGTGGCAACCGTATCCCTGCGGTAAGCCGGCGGCTGCAGGTGGTGAGCTCCCATGGTGCACCGCTGGTAGTTCCACGTGGTCGTTGCTCGGCGACCGCGATGACACGCCACGATACCATCCCAGTCCGACTGACGCACCGCCgctggccaatcagagagcagcaatcagagagagtgtgtgtgtgtatatgtgtgtgtgtgtatatgtgtctctgtgtgtgtgtgtgtgtgtgtgtgtgtgtgtgtgtgtgtgtatatgtgtgtgtatatgtgtgtgtgtatgtgtgtaagtgtgtgtgtgtatatgtgtctctgtgtgtgtgtgtgtgtgtgtgtgtgtgcgtgtgtgtgtgtgtatgtatatgtatatgtgaatgtgtgtgtgtgtgtgtgtgtgtgtgtgtgtgtgtgtgtgtgtgtgtgtgtgtgtgtgtatgtatatgtatatgtgaatgtgtgtgtgtatgtgtgtatatgtgtgtgtgtgtgtgtgtgtgtgtgcgtgtgtgtgtgtgtatgtatatgtatatgtgaatgtgtgtgtgtgtgtgtgtgtgtgtgtgtgtgtgtgtgtgtgtgtctcaccagAGGAGAATGCAGTGATGGCAGGAAGACGCAGCTCCTCATAAGACagacctttctttttcttcttctctttcttcttgttgatggagcctgaacacacacacacacacacacacacacacacacacacacacacacacacacacacacacacacacacatatacacacagagacacacacacacacacacacacacacacacacacaggttatcAGACATCAGCAGAGTAAAGTAGAATGGGTATAGTGGTAGGTAGGTAtagttagtgtgtgtttctgtgtgtgtgtgtgtgtgtgtgtgtgtgtgtgtgtgtatagtgtgtagttagtgtgtgtgtagttagtgtgggtatagtgtgtagttagtgtgtatagtgtgtagttagtgtgtgtgtgtgtgtatagtgtgtagtgagtgtgtgtgtgtatagtgagtgtgtgtgtgtatagtgtgtagttaatgtgtgtgtgtgtatagtgtgtagttaatgtgtgtgtgtgtagttagtgtgtgtgtagttagtgtgtttaattagtgtgtgtgtagttagtgtgtgtctatagtgtgtatgtgtgtgtgtgtgtgtagttagtgtgtatagtgtgtagttagtgtgtgtgtatagtgtatatatgtgtgtgtgtgtgtagttagtgtgtatagtgtgtagttagtgtgtatagtgtgtgtgtatagtgtgtagttaatgtgtgtgtatagtgtgtatatgtgtgtgtatagtgtgtgtgtagttggtgtgtgtgtgtatagtgtgtagttagtgtgtagttagtgtgtatgtgtgtgtagttagtgtgtagttagtgtgtatgtgtgtgtagtgtgtagttagtGTGTACTGACCGTGTCCGAGGTTCTTGTTGAAGCGCTCGTGGACCGTAGAGAAGGACTGCAGCGTCCCGTCCTGACCTGCAGGGGGCAGCGTTTAGTGAACAGGAAGAAGAATTAGAGATCACCACGGCAACGACGGACAGCTTCCTGTTTACTTACCAGCACTGAGGATGTCTTTTCCATCGTTGCCGTGGTGACGGATTGTGGTGGGGGGGGCGCTGTGGCCCTGCCGACTCCGCAGCAGTCTGGCCCCGCCCCCTTCCTGGTCAAATATCCACACCtggaaataaaacatcatcatttaattagcatttaaatatgatcactgatcactgaggCAGAGCAGccgagtacgggaggggttgaactttagagtacgggaggggttggactttagagtacgggaggggttgcactttagagtacgggaggggttggactttagagtacgggaggggttggactttagagtacgggaggggttgcactttagagtacgggaggggttgcacttgagagtacgggaggggttggactttagagtacgggagggg
This window harbors:
- the wdr36 gene encoding WD repeat-containing protein 36, whose amino-acid sequence is MTGGGSSLFSGFRVLGLYSNHVPHALRYHRKHREFYVVTAVGKSFHTFNVNRLGIVSVSNSLPDDITCVAADRMLVFAAAGREVSAFARNKEVVMRYHGHRQEVRLLLPLGDQLISADSGGDVIVWDVQGGDIYLQLHFDPATFDLSAMMHPSTYLNKVLLGSSQGALQLWNIKTSKLLFTFPGWSAGVTALQQSPAVDVVGVGTATGRIIIHNIRLDETLMTFTQEWGPISSLAFRTDGPPVLASCSPQGHIAFWDLERRQLIGQQTHAHSTAVAAATFLHGEPLLVTNGADNSIKVWIFDQEGGGARLLRSRQGHSAPPTTIRHHGNDGKDILSAGQDGTLQSFSTVHERFNKNLGHGSINKKKEKKKKKGLSYEELRLPAITAFSSAAVRQSDWDGIVACHRGRRATTTWNYQRCTMGAHHLQPPAYRRDTVATAVDITSCGNFAVIGSSCGRVDVYNLQSGLHRGCYGDDEQAHAGVVRGVATDTLNQLTLSTASDWLLKFWRFKTRKQEVELKLPAAPASMMLHRDSGMLALALDDFTLLVVDTETRRVVRKFAGHHGNINDMAFSPDGRWLVTVAMDCTIRTWDLPSGSLVDCFLVAMAPVGVSLSPTGDFLATAHVDSLGIYLWTNKSLCGPVGLRPLPADYQPAAETLPGATAEELEQEVTSEEADDAYQSAEQLGAELVTLSLLPESRWKSLLQLDAIKRRNKPVAPPAAPAAAPFFLPTVAGLTPRFTSPTATEQETQSKLLSWGSFSQRSEFSAALLAALNSQSFDAPLRLLKDCGPSALSVELTCLSADGGGANDLLLAFIQMIDSMLASGRDFDLAHAYLALFLKLHLRSLAQDAVAMDALTRLSSRLEAGWAELRASFDQSLCLLSYTKSALL